The following proteins come from a genomic window of Burkholderia sp. PAMC 26561:
- a CDS encoding nucleobase:cation symporter-2 family protein, translated as MNTAPHPVDQRLPKRQVITLGLQHMLVAYIGAIAVPLIVASALKMSSADTTILISTALFCSGISTLLQTIGFWKFGVRLPILQGVAFSSVGPVIAIGSNPNVGFAGVCGAVIGAGLFTLFAAPLIGRLRRFFPPVVTGCIVTVIGLQLFPVAYEWAAGGRQNPQFGASPFLLVALFVALVILAVNRFGSPFLRNLSVLIGLIAGGIVACLLGMGNYSGVRSSPWFTIPYPFHFGTPVFAVVPVLTMIVVMVVQMVESMGLFIAIGGIVDKQVTEEDVVRGLRANGLASAIAGMFAAFPFIAFMENVGLVILTGVRSRWVVATSGALMCIVALVPKIGAVVAATPAAALGGAGIAMFGVVVAAGVQTLSKVDFESNRYNVLIVGFTIATALIPVMAPEVFKQMPEWTQPFLHSGVVLACLVSVALNALLNGAHDEVVAETHQLVRE; from the coding sequence ATGAACACCGCCCCACACCCTGTCGATCAGCGCCTGCCGAAGCGCCAGGTAATTACGCTCGGACTGCAGCACATGCTGGTTGCTTATATCGGCGCGATTGCCGTGCCGCTCATCGTCGCGTCGGCGCTCAAGATGTCGTCCGCCGACACGACCATCCTGATCAGCACCGCGCTTTTTTGCTCGGGTATCTCGACCCTGCTTCAGACCATTGGCTTCTGGAAATTCGGCGTGCGCTTGCCAATCCTGCAAGGCGTTGCGTTCAGCAGTGTCGGACCGGTGATCGCCATTGGCTCGAATCCGAATGTCGGCTTCGCGGGCGTGTGCGGCGCCGTGATCGGGGCGGGTTTGTTCACGCTGTTCGCCGCCCCCCTGATCGGCCGGCTGCGACGCTTCTTTCCTCCAGTCGTGACCGGTTGCATCGTGACAGTGATCGGCTTGCAGTTGTTTCCGGTGGCTTACGAGTGGGCAGCGGGCGGACGGCAGAACCCCCAATTCGGCGCATCGCCATTCCTGCTGGTCGCGCTGTTCGTCGCCCTCGTGATACTCGCGGTCAATCGCTTCGGCTCGCCGTTCCTGCGCAACCTGTCAGTGTTGATCGGGCTCATTGCCGGCGGGATTGTCGCGTGTCTGCTCGGAATGGGGAATTACAGCGGTGTCAGGAGCTCGCCGTGGTTCACCATCCCTTATCCGTTCCACTTCGGCACACCGGTATTCGCCGTCGTGCCGGTGCTGACCATGATCGTTGTCATGGTGGTGCAGATGGTCGAGTCAATGGGACTCTTCATCGCGATCGGCGGGATTGTCGACAAGCAGGTCACCGAGGAAGACGTCGTGCGCGGCCTGCGCGCTAACGGGCTTGCCAGCGCCATTGCAGGCATGTTCGCGGCGTTTCCGTTTATCGCGTTCATGGAGAACGTCGGGCTCGTGATCCTCACGGGCGTGCGAAGCCGCTGGGTGGTTGCCACCAGCGGAGCGCTGATGTGCATCGTGGCCCTGGTGCCGAAGATTGGCGCGGTCGTCGCAGCAACGCCTGCCGCCGCGCTCGGCGGAGCGGGGATCGCCATGTTCGGCGTGGTCGTGGCAGCGGGCGTGCAGACGCTCTCGAAGGTCGACTTCGAAAGCAATCGATACAACGTGCTGATCGTGGGCTTCACGATCGCGACAGCGCTGATTCCCGTGATGGCACCCGAGGTATTCAAGCAGATGCCCGAGTGGACCCAGCCGTTCCTGCATAGCGGCGTCGTGCTCGCCTGTCTCGTCTCCGTGGCGCTCAATGCATTGCTTAACGGCGCGCACGACGAGGTCGTGGCCGAGACACATCAACTGGTCCGGGAATAA
- a CDS encoding amidohydrolase family protein produces the protein MIIDTSCYPTNLVDLAWRHDGEPFTGERLLKTLDGPYIINGKPRRIDKAFIQPPQGNTIYTWTDGERSGRESIDDYMAYTVELTQRYPDRLIGCFVYNPRCGPENGAKAIEFYAKEHGFKMVQLQANMHAYRPDRALDWLRPALRKCAELGLIVKLHTGDGPYSIPTEWYPLIREFPSVNFIMAHFGVQTGGVYCFEPFQMAMDTPNVYCESSWCLQSRIVEFAKVLPTHKILYGSDTPPNEPGMWLRLLEVLCHEPPQGLNLDEDTLEDYLGNNLARMIGLEPSPPPRSVEQAHDYLNQFAGARA, from the coding sequence ATGATCATCGACACAAGCTGTTACCCGACCAACCTGGTCGACCTCGCCTGGCGCCACGACGGCGAACCGTTCACGGGCGAACGCCTCCTCAAGACGCTCGACGGGCCGTACATCATCAACGGCAAACCGCGCCGCATCGACAAGGCTTTTATCCAGCCGCCCCAGGGCAACACAATCTATACGTGGACCGACGGCGAGCGCTCAGGCCGCGAGTCGATCGACGACTACATGGCCTACACCGTCGAGCTGACACAACGTTACCCCGACCGCCTGATAGGTTGCTTTGTCTACAACCCGCGCTGCGGTCCGGAGAACGGGGCCAAGGCGATTGAGTTCTACGCGAAGGAACACGGTTTCAAGATGGTTCAGTTGCAGGCCAACATGCACGCCTACCGACCGGACCGCGCACTCGACTGGTTAAGGCCGGCACTGCGCAAATGCGCGGAGCTGGGGCTCATCGTCAAGCTTCATACCGGCGATGGTCCATACAGCATTCCGACCGAGTGGTATCCGCTGATCCGGGAATTTCCGTCGGTGAATTTCATCATGGCGCACTTCGGCGTGCAGACCGGTGGCGTGTATTGCTTCGAGCCATTCCAGATGGCCATGGATACCCCCAACGTCTATTGCGAATCGAGCTGGTGCCTGCAATCGCGCATTGTCGAATTTGCGAAGGTGCTGCCCACGCACAAGATCCTGTACGGCTCCGACACGCCGCCGAACGAACCGGGCATGTGGCTGCGCCTGCTCGAAGTCCTGTGCCACGAGCCACCGCAAGGTCTGAATCTTGATGAGGACACGCTCGAGGATTATCTCGGCAACAACCTCGCGCGAATGATCGGCCTCGAACCGAGTCCGCCGCCGCGCAGTGTGGAGCAAGCACACGACTATCTGAACCAGTTTGCCGGAGCCCGCGCATGA
- a CDS encoding amidohydrolase family protein, with protein MSTQSEALLIKNPIAVMSGLRGERARLGHVDVRVRAGRIEEIGPQLVARENERVIDASSCVVYPGWVNTHHHLFQNLLKAVPAGINADLQEWLAAVPYPRLARFTPDLARIAARLGLAELLLSGVTTCADHHYLYHAKGTTETGDLLFEEAAAFGMRFVLCRGGALQAAGDHPGFANSVLQPESLDQMLGDIERLKSRYHDARPDSMRRVVVAPTTPTFSLPPALLPEIARAARSMGLRLHTHLSETRRYVDFCREKFDMLPVEFVAEHEWLGPDVWFAHLVHLEPGEIAMLAETGSGCSHCPVSNARLGSGIALAPQMAAAGVPMSLGVDGVASNESGSMTNEAHFAWLLHRASQGASATTVEETIHWGTAGGASVLGLDAVGTLEVGNAADLVLYDVDALRFNGFHDLAIAPVAAGEPTTVRYSVVGGRVVVDDGEIPGMDLGELRRDARKAVQLLLV; from the coding sequence GTGAGCACCCAAAGCGAAGCCCTGTTGATCAAGAATCCGATTGCTGTCATGAGCGGCCTGCGCGGCGAACGCGCCCGGCTCGGTCACGTCGACGTGCGCGTTCGCGCGGGACGGATCGAGGAAATCGGTCCGCAACTCGTGGCGAGAGAAAATGAAAGAGTCATCGACGCCAGTTCCTGCGTCGTCTATCCGGGGTGGGTCAACACGCATCATCACCTGTTCCAGAACTTGCTGAAGGCGGTCCCCGCCGGTATAAACGCCGATCTTCAGGAATGGCTGGCTGCGGTGCCGTACCCTCGGCTCGCGCGCTTTACACCGGACCTCGCTCGCATCGCCGCCCGGCTGGGGCTGGCGGAACTCCTGCTTTCGGGTGTGACCACCTGCGCCGATCATCATTATCTTTACCACGCAAAAGGCACGACAGAAACCGGCGACCTTCTGTTCGAGGAAGCGGCTGCATTCGGCATGCGTTTCGTGCTGTGCCGCGGTGGAGCACTTCAGGCGGCGGGGGACCATCCGGGGTTTGCGAACAGCGTGTTGCAGCCTGAGTCACTTGACCAAATGCTCGGCGACATCGAGCGCCTGAAGTCCCGCTATCACGATGCCCGCCCCGACTCCATGCGCCGGGTCGTGGTCGCGCCCACCACGCCGACCTTTTCGTTGCCGCCCGCGCTGTTGCCGGAAATCGCACGCGCAGCGCGCAGCATGGGCTTGCGTCTGCATACGCATCTGTCCGAGACGCGTCGCTACGTCGACTTCTGCCGGGAGAAATTCGACATGCTGCCCGTTGAGTTTGTCGCCGAGCATGAATGGCTTGGCCCAGATGTATGGTTCGCCCATTTGGTTCATCTGGAACCCGGCGAGATCGCCATGCTCGCGGAAACGGGGTCCGGTTGCTCGCATTGCCCGGTCAGCAATGCGCGGCTTGGCAGCGGTATTGCGCTCGCGCCGCAGATGGCGGCAGCAGGCGTGCCCATGTCACTGGGCGTGGACGGCGTGGCCTCGAACGAGTCGGGGAGCATGACCAACGAAGCGCATTTTGCGTGGCTGTTGCATCGCGCGTCGCAGGGGGCTTCTGCTACAACCGTCGAAGAAACGATTCATTGGGGGACTGCTGGCGGCGCAAGCGTCCTCGGTCTTGACGCGGTAGGCACGCTCGAAGTCGGCAATGCGGCCGACTTGGTGCTGTACGATGTCGACGCACTGCGTTTCAACGGTTTCCACGATTTAGCGATCGCACCGGTTGCGGCGGGCGAACCAACGACCGTTCGATACAGCGTCGTGGGCGGCCGTGTTGTCGTCGACGACGGTGAGATCCCCGGTATGGATCTCGGAGAGCTTCGGCGGGACGCACGGAAAGCGGTGCAGCTCTTGCTTGTCTGA
- a CDS encoding LysR substrate-binding domain-containing protein, with product MFKRYPSIQSMQAFLNAARGGSFSSAARQLDLTHSAISQQIRTLEEFVGQPLFERKNGRVMLNDAGVLFANLLGDGFEQIDRALSSVQERPASHSLTLDVDPELSQHWLSSRLAGLIEALDGRALTVLSTPRHERTAFERVDIALRYGYGEWEGYENKLMCSDRLTVMASPALVKKFGLSLPLAPEAVLELPLLGYTKRSWIPWLEAAGLAALEPSNTLAVFDNAASLIEAMAAGVGVGLARGLLAADALRAGQLVTLTEVAIPTHYNLYAVWPQGKRERVADVVETLKALVAQSLE from the coding sequence ATGTTCAAACGCTACCCTTCCATCCAGTCGATGCAAGCTTTCCTCAACGCGGCGCGCGGCGGCAGCTTCTCGAGCGCGGCAAGGCAGCTCGACCTCACGCATAGCGCGATCAGTCAACAAATCCGGACGCTGGAGGAATTCGTCGGGCAACCGTTGTTCGAACGCAAGAATGGGCGCGTGATGCTTAACGACGCCGGCGTCCTGTTCGCCAACCTGCTTGGCGACGGCTTCGAGCAGATCGACCGTGCGTTGTCCTCCGTGCAGGAGCGGCCGGCCTCACACTCCCTTACGCTCGACGTCGATCCAGAGTTGTCACAACACTGGCTTAGCTCCCGACTGGCCGGGTTGATCGAAGCGTTGGACGGGCGTGCGCTGACTGTGCTGTCGACGCCTCGCCACGAGCGCACGGCGTTCGAACGCGTCGACATAGCATTGCGATACGGCTACGGCGAATGGGAGGGTTATGAAAATAAGTTGATGTGCAGCGACCGGTTGACGGTCATGGCCTCACCCGCGCTGGTGAAAAAATTCGGCCTGAGTTTGCCGCTCGCGCCTGAGGCGGTGCTCGAGTTGCCGCTGCTCGGTTATACCAAGCGATCATGGATTCCATGGCTCGAAGCGGCCGGCCTGGCGGCGCTCGAACCCTCGAACACGCTCGCCGTGTTCGACAACGCGGCTAGCCTGATTGAAGCCATGGCAGCGGGCGTAGGCGTCGGGCTCGCACGGGGTTTGCTCGCGGCGGATGCACTACGTGCAGGGCAACTGGTGACGCTGACCGAGGTCGCCATTCCAACCCACTACAACTTGTACGCAGTGTGGCCGCAGGGCAAACGCGAGAGGGTGGCGGACGTGGTGGAGACGCTCAAGGCGCTGGTGGCGCAGAGCCTTGAGTGA
- a CDS encoding UbiX family flavin prenyltransferase: protein MVVGISGASGFIYGVRLLELLRGLDVETHLIVSRAALLTMTHETHYKLADVSALATTTHRCDDLAASIASGSFRTMGMIVAPCSMKTLAEIANGMSLGLISRAADVTLKERRPLVLLARETPLTLAHLRNMTAVTEMGAIVAPPVPAFYARPQSLGQMIDHTLGRVLDLFGLETGTVTRWREAVEEPLSA, encoded by the coding sequence ATGGTGGTCGGCATCAGCGGTGCATCAGGATTCATCTATGGCGTGCGCTTGCTTGAATTACTGCGAGGACTGGATGTGGAAACGCACCTGATAGTTTCGCGCGCGGCCCTTCTTACGATGACGCACGAGACCCATTACAAACTCGCCGACGTCAGCGCGCTCGCTACCACGACACATCGCTGCGACGACCTTGCAGCCAGTATCGCAAGCGGCTCGTTCCGCACGATGGGGATGATTGTCGCCCCCTGCTCGATGAAGACGCTCGCCGAAATTGCTAACGGCATGTCGCTCGGCCTGATTTCAAGAGCAGCCGACGTGACGCTTAAAGAACGCCGCCCGCTTGTCCTGCTCGCGCGCGAGACACCGCTCACGCTGGCGCATCTGCGCAACATGACCGCCGTCACCGAGATGGGCGCCATCGTGGCCCCCCCCGTTCCCGCGTTCTATGCCCGGCCGCAATCGCTCGGACAAATGATAGATCACACGCTCGGCCGGGTGCTCGACTTGTTCGGGCTCGAGACAGGCACCGTTACGCGCTGGCGGGAGGCCGTCGAAGAACCGCTTTCCGCATGA
- a CDS encoding LysR substrate-binding domain-containing protein, whose product MDIRLLRYFAVLADELHFGRAAARLHISQPPLSQQIRLLEEELGTALFTRSQHRVELTEAGKTLKEQVPLVFAQFERAIDLARCAGRGEVGNLEIGIISSAMVDAIPLALRAFDERYPAVRWTLHEMTPAAQIQALKEHRLDVCFFRMTHDDPEIQSEVVVRECAMAVLPPGHRFAQRQEIALKELHAERFVSFGLTHSKLARFLRDCCIEAGFTPKIEQEVVEVQTLLCLVRQGLGVALVPSSAQQLTTGGVVFMPLSGQPPEVSLYARFRTGDTSPVLRLFLDTVRQCAEALSTDAPFTQGSAPPAP is encoded by the coding sequence ATGGACATCCGGCTGTTGCGTTACTTCGCGGTGCTTGCCGACGAGTTGCATTTCGGCCGCGCAGCCGCGCGCCTGCACATTTCCCAGCCCCCTTTGAGCCAGCAGATCAGGCTGCTTGAAGAAGAGCTGGGCACGGCTCTTTTCACGCGCTCGCAACATCGTGTCGAGCTTACGGAGGCAGGGAAAACACTGAAGGAACAAGTGCCCCTGGTGTTCGCGCAGTTCGAACGGGCGATCGATCTGGCGCGCTGCGCGGGGCGAGGGGAAGTAGGGAACCTTGAGATAGGCATCATCAGTTCTGCCATGGTCGACGCCATTCCACTCGCGCTGCGCGCGTTCGACGAGCGTTATCCGGCCGTACGCTGGACGCTGCACGAAATGACGCCTGCCGCGCAGATACAAGCGCTGAAGGAGCACCGCCTGGACGTGTGTTTCTTTCGTATGACCCATGACGACCCGGAGATCCAGAGCGAGGTGGTCGTGAGGGAATGTGCAATGGCCGTGCTGCCGCCGGGACATCGGTTCGCACAGAGACAGGAGATCGCGTTGAAGGAGTTGCACGCGGAGCGCTTCGTGTCGTTCGGCCTGACGCATTCGAAGCTTGCGAGGTTCTTACGGGACTGTTGTATTGAAGCCGGGTTTACGCCGAAGATCGAGCAGGAGGTGGTCGAAGTGCAGACGTTGCTGTGCCTGGTGAGGCAAGGGCTTGGCGTGGCACTGGTGCCGTCCTCGGCGCAGCAGTTGACAACCGGCGGTGTAGTGTTCATGCCGTTGAGCGGACAACCGCCGGAGGTGTCGCTCTATGCGCGCTTCCGGACCGGCGATACGTCGCCGGTGCTACGGCTGTTTCTCGATACCGTGCGCCAATGCGCGGAAGCACTTTCTACTGACGCACCTTTCACTCAAGGCTCTGCGCCACCAGCGCCTTGA
- a CDS encoding UbiD family decarboxylase yields MADARLHELAGTQDFHAFVSTYRDLFPDDVLTIRHPLSADQDVTALVAELAARGRHEMLVCEQVDGLDTPLVTNVFASRRRIARLFDVEPPHLFEAYQSRANAPLAPRFVANGPVLDQVTEGDAVNLDHLPMIRHFDTDRGPYITNAVIVAEDPVTGIANLSYHRSMCHARNALATSLHSRGHLWRMLQSAQQRGDVLRVAMVIGAHPLFMLAASARVPFGTDERLIAGGLFNAPLELVRTPRYGIGAPAAAEFVLEGTIDPAERAEEGPFGEFSGYSSDRSTNNVLRIDTMMRRRDAWLVDVVGGPYAEHLTLARLPREAEMSEKLKARFPSVTALHYPNSGTHFHCYVALNQSRDGEARQIMLALLGWDPYLKNVIAVDSDIDISDDSQVLWAVATHFQPHRDLFVIDGLPGSPLDPSSSASGTTSRMGIDATRGSAFEGIRARIGERAIDQARSLLAGLERGVPA; encoded by the coding sequence ATGGCCGATGCACGCTTGCACGAACTCGCGGGAACGCAGGACTTTCACGCATTCGTGTCCACCTATCGCGACCTCTTTCCCGATGACGTGCTGACGATCAGGCACCCGTTGTCCGCCGATCAGGATGTGACTGCGCTGGTCGCGGAACTGGCGGCGCGAGGCCGGCATGAGATGCTGGTCTGCGAGCAGGTCGATGGTCTGGACACACCGCTCGTCACTAACGTCTTTGCGTCCCGCAGACGCATTGCGCGGCTGTTCGATGTCGAACCGCCGCACTTGTTTGAAGCCTATCAAAGCCGTGCGAATGCGCCGCTTGCGCCGCGTTTCGTAGCGAACGGTCCAGTGCTCGATCAGGTCACCGAAGGCGATGCAGTCAACCTCGATCACCTGCCAATGATCCGGCATTTCGATACCGACCGCGGCCCTTACATTACCAACGCGGTGATCGTCGCCGAAGATCCGGTGACGGGCATCGCCAACCTCAGCTACCACCGTTCCATGTGCCACGCGCGCAATGCACTCGCCACCAGCCTGCACTCACGCGGACACCTTTGGCGGATGCTACAAAGCGCGCAGCAACGCGGCGACGTGCTCCGCGTTGCAATGGTGATCGGCGCTCATCCGCTCTTCATGCTCGCAGCTTCCGCGCGGGTACCGTTCGGGACGGACGAGCGTTTGATTGCCGGTGGCCTGTTCAACGCGCCGCTTGAACTCGTGCGCACGCCGCGTTACGGCATAGGCGCACCCGCTGCTGCGGAGTTCGTGCTCGAAGGCACGATCGATCCAGCCGAGCGCGCTGAAGAAGGTCCGTTCGGGGAGTTCTCCGGTTATTCGTCGGATCGCTCGACCAACAATGTGCTGCGCATCGACACCATGATGCGCCGTCGCGATGCATGGCTCGTCGACGTGGTCGGTGGTCCGTATGCCGAGCACCTGACGCTCGCGCGTTTGCCGCGCGAGGCGGAAATGAGCGAGAAGTTGAAGGCGCGTTTTCCCTCCGTGACCGCGCTTCATTACCCGAACTCCGGCACGCACTTCCATTGTTATGTCGCACTGAACCAGTCGCGCGACGGTGAAGCGCGCCAGATCATGCTCGCGTTGCTCGGCTGGGACCCTTATCTGAAGAATGTGATCGCGGTGGACAGCGACATCGACATCAGCGACGACTCACAAGTGTTATGGGCGGTCGCTACGCATTTCCAGCCGCATCGCGACCTGTTCGTGATCGACGGCTTGCCGGGCAGTCCGCTCGATCCTTCGTCTTCGGCGTCAGGCACGACCTCGCGCATGGGTATCGATGCGACTCGCGGCTCCGCATTCGAGGGCATTCGCGCGCGCATCGGCGAACGTGCGATCGATCAAGCGCGTTCTCTGCTTGCTGGTCTCGAGCGCGGAGTGCCGGCATGA
- a CDS encoding maleate cis-trans isomerase family protein gives MTKNRTLLGMLTPSSNTWLEPLTSAMLASLPDVTAHFARFPVSEISLSDHSLGQFDESAITHAAQMLADARVDVIAWNGTSAGWLGFETDERLCRRITEITGIPATTSVLALNEILRKTNVRELGLVTPYVDGVQKKIVDNYHRTGVTFVNDRHLNLQVNFSFAEVPIDTIRTMVREVATSRPGAISIFCTNLNAVRIVSELEQEIGIPVYDTIATAVWKSLQLAGYDTSRLASWGRLFSEFV, from the coding sequence ATGACAAAGAATCGCACTTTGCTTGGCATGTTGACCCCGTCGTCCAACACATGGCTCGAACCGCTGACAAGCGCGATGCTTGCAAGCTTGCCGGATGTTACGGCTCACTTCGCGCGCTTCCCCGTCTCAGAGATTTCGCTTAGCGATCATTCCCTCGGACAGTTCGACGAGTCGGCGATCACTCATGCTGCGCAGATGCTAGCTGACGCGAGAGTCGACGTAATTGCGTGGAACGGTACATCCGCAGGATGGCTCGGCTTTGAAACCGACGAGCGCCTGTGTCGTCGGATTACCGAGATTACTGGTATTCCAGCAACCACATCGGTGCTGGCACTCAACGAGATCTTAAGGAAGACCAATGTACGCGAACTCGGTCTGGTGACGCCGTATGTCGATGGCGTACAAAAGAAAATCGTCGACAACTATCATCGTACCGGCGTCACTTTTGTGAACGATCGGCATCTGAATCTGCAGGTAAACTTCTCCTTTGCCGAAGTCCCGATCGACACAATTCGCACAATGGTCCGCGAAGTCGCGACGTCGCGGCCCGGCGCTATTTCAATATTCTGCACCAACCTGAACGCCGTTCGCATCGTATCCGAACTTGAACAGGAAATCGGGATTCCTGTCTACGACACGATCGCGACCGCCGTGTGGAAGTCCTTGCAGCTCGCCGGATATGACACGTCGCGCTTGGCAAGCTGGGGGCGTTTGTTCAGCGAATTTGTTTAA
- a CDS encoding amidohydrolase family protein: MIIDTHLHPTNLVDEAWRHTGEPFTGERLLKMMDGPYMINGKPRRIDMGFIQPPPGNTGYRDGNRRGREGIRDYMAYIAELTQKYPDRFIGNFTYNPRWGPENGAAELEFHVKEYGFKMLKLHANMHGYRPDRALDWLRPAMKKCAELGVVVLIHTGDGPYTIPTQFYPIIREFPMVNFIIGHFGIQTGGNYSFESFWMAMDTPNVYCESGWCYQSRIVEFAKELPRNKIVFGTDSPPNEPGMWLRELEMLCSPAPQGMDLDEDGLEDYMGNNIARLVGIEPSKPPKDLAEAEKRLKASYV, translated from the coding sequence ATGATCATCGATACCCATCTGCACCCGACCAATCTCGTCGACGAAGCCTGGCGCCATACCGGCGAGCCGTTCACCGGCGAGCGCCTGCTCAAGATGATGGACGGCCCGTACATGATCAACGGCAAGCCGCGCCGTATCGACATGGGGTTCATCCAGCCGCCGCCCGGCAACACGGGTTATCGCGACGGTAACCGGCGTGGCCGCGAGGGCATTCGCGACTACATGGCGTACATCGCCGAACTGACGCAGAAATACCCCGACAGGTTTATCGGCAACTTCACCTACAACCCGCGCTGGGGCCCGGAAAACGGCGCGGCCGAACTCGAGTTCCATGTGAAGGAGTACGGCTTCAAGATGCTGAAGCTGCACGCCAACATGCATGGCTACCGGCCTGATCGCGCGCTCGACTGGTTGCGTCCCGCGATGAAGAAATGCGCGGAACTGGGCGTGGTCGTGTTGATTCATACAGGCGACGGGCCGTACACCATCCCGACGCAGTTCTATCCGATCATCCGCGAATTTCCGATGGTGAATTTCATCATCGGTCACTTCGGGATCCAGACCGGCGGCAACTATTCGTTCGAATCCTTCTGGATGGCAATGGATACGCCGAACGTGTATTGCGAGTCGGGCTGGTGCTATCAGTCGCGCATTGTTGAGTTCGCGAAAGAGTTGCCGCGCAACAAGATCGTGTTCGGCACGGACTCGCCGCCGAACGAGCCGGGCATGTGGTTGCGTGAACTGGAAATGCTGTGTTCGCCGGCGCCGCAAGGCATGGACCTGGACGAGGACGGACTCGAAGACTACATGGGCAACAACATCGCGAGGCTGGTCGGCATCGAGCCGAGCAAACCGCCGAAGGATCTGGCCGAGGCTGAGAAGCGCCTCAAGGCGAGCTATGTGTAG
- a CDS encoding CobW family GTP-binding protein, producing the protein MNTIHMTHHEAEKIPVTILAGFLGAGKTTLLNYILRENHGRKIAVIENEFGEIGIDGGLVLESTEEIYEMTNGCVCCVGAVREDLVRIVRTLIDRPERLDHIIVETSGLADPYPVAQTFFLDDPIAKQVTLDAVVTMVDAKHIAAHLDDILLDGSDNQAVDQIVCADRIVINKVDLVSEQEVATLTTRIRALNATADIVPSSYALIDLGKILGVGASEFSQQLVETGGLSGHEHEDHDHHEHANEHEHEHEHDASVSSVGIEVSAEVDLDALQDWLAQLRVSDASKLFRMKGILAVQGQPCRYVLQGVHNVIELRAAQAWGCEPRTSRVVFIGRDLDRAELTDRFHACLGAPITA; encoded by the coding sequence ATGAACACCATCCACATGACCCATCACGAAGCCGAGAAAATTCCGGTCACCATTTTGGCCGGCTTCCTTGGCGCGGGCAAAACAACACTGTTGAACTACATCCTGCGCGAAAACCACGGCCGCAAGATTGCCGTGATCGAAAACGAGTTCGGCGAAATAGGTATCGACGGCGGTCTCGTGCTTGAATCGACCGAAGAAATCTACGAGATGACGAACGGCTGTGTCTGCTGTGTCGGCGCGGTGCGCGAGGATCTGGTGCGCATCGTCCGCACACTGATCGACAGGCCCGAGCGGCTCGATCACATCATTGTGGAGACGAGCGGTCTTGCCGATCCGTATCCGGTCGCGCAAACCTTCTTCCTCGACGATCCAATCGCTAAACAGGTCACACTCGACGCAGTCGTGACGATGGTTGACGCGAAGCATATAGCGGCACATCTGGACGACATCCTCCTCGACGGTTCTGACAATCAGGCAGTAGACCAGATCGTATGCGCGGATCGCATTGTGATCAACAAGGTAGACCTCGTGAGCGAGCAGGAAGTGGCCACCCTGACCACACGGATTCGCGCATTGAACGCCACCGCCGACATTGTCCCGTCGAGCTACGCACTGATCGACCTGGGAAAGATCCTTGGCGTCGGCGCCTCCGAGTTCTCACAGCAACTGGTCGAAACGGGCGGACTTTCCGGGCATGAGCATGAGGATCACGATCACCACGAACACGCAAATGAGCACGAACACGAACACGAACACGACGCCAGTGTCTCGTCGGTAGGTATCGAGGTATCCGCCGAGGTCGACCTCGACGCATTGCAGGACTGGCTCGCCCAACTACGCGTATCGGATGCGAGCAAGCTGTTTCGCATGAAGGGCATTCTTGCCGTACAAGGGCAACCCTGCCGCTACGTGCTGCAAGGCGTGCACAACGTGATCGAGCTGCGCGCGGCGCAGGCTTGGGGTTGCGAGCCTCGGACTAGCCGCGTTGTTTTTATCGGCCGCGATCTCGATCGTGCCGAGCTGACCGACCGCTTCCATGCCTGTCTCGGCGCACCTATAACGGCCTGA